The following coding sequences are from one uncultured Desulfobacter sp. window:
- a CDS encoding DUF4178 domain-containing protein: MISVSDQKSFDQRFSLIRTLDPDKVLSPEEQIRLTIMDAGVGDCFTCLGNTYFIQEINKYQEAKGDYSKLKDYFVTELTCLCLETGAVGHFEWEIDDELEVTITLNQTKFNRLTDDEGQPIDEDDLDQIVDDEDSIIYAGQTFEYDDDWAAVYRRNDKEERVYMYEFVNDLSSMFLTIEEWQDEDKEEYRIYISKPVEPAEITLISRGGDNP; the protein is encoded by the coding sequence ATGATATCCGTTTCAGACCAAAAATCCTTTGATCAGCGGTTTTCCCTGATTCGTACCCTGGACCCGGACAAGGTTTTGTCCCCGGAGGAACAGATCCGCCTGACCATCATGGATGCAGGGGTGGGGGACTGTTTTACCTGTCTGGGCAACACCTATTTTATCCAGGAGATCAACAAATACCAGGAGGCCAAAGGAGATTATTCAAAGCTCAAAGATTATTTTGTCACCGAACTTACCTGCCTGTGCCTGGAGACCGGTGCAGTGGGCCATTTTGAATGGGAAATTGATGATGAGCTGGAAGTGACCATTACCTTGAATCAAACCAAGTTCAACCGGCTGACCGATGATGAAGGCCAACCCATTGATGAAGATGACCTGGACCAGATTGTTGACGATGAAGACAGCATCATCTATGCCGGGCAAACCTTTGAATACGACGATGACTGGGCTGCCGTCTACCGGCGTAACGACAAGGAAGAACGGGTTTATATGTATGAATTTGTCAATGACCTGTCGTCCATGTTTCTTACCATTGAAGAGTGGCAGGACGAAGACAAAGAGGAGTACCGGATTTATATTTCCAAACCCGTGGAACCGGCGGAAATAACATTGATTTCCAGGGGAGGGGATAACCCATGA
- a CDS encoding DUF350 domain-containing protein, translated as MDYMATLISMGHGLCYALVSIFFIFLAKKLDDWRTKDFDDDRHIDDGNVAVGLRRAGLYLGIAIGMVGALSGDSAGFQTDLLYLLVDGALVTVCLFLARFINDSIMMGNMNNDAECIRVFTLEDGRTVTGNTALGMVEAGMYIATGFILNGSMSGSGGSLGQALGSALLFFVLGQIVLLGCGLLYELITPFGVRDEIKQNNPAAGIGLAGILIALGIILKASLSGPFTGWINDIVGFLIYTVCGMILLIGFTALVDRFLLPTTNIATEVKEDKNVAALVLVQATIIAVALIIAHAI; from the coding sequence ATGGATTATATGGCAACCTTAATCAGCATGGGGCATGGTTTATGCTATGCCCTGGTGAGCATTTTTTTCATTTTTCTGGCCAAAAAGCTGGATGACTGGCGGACAAAGGATTTTGATGATGACCGCCACATTGACGACGGCAATGTGGCCGTGGGATTACGACGGGCAGGGTTATATCTCGGCATTGCCATCGGTATGGTCGGCGCATTGTCCGGGGATTCGGCAGGGTTTCAAACCGATCTGCTCTATCTTCTGGTGGATGGTGCCCTGGTCACCGTGTGTCTTTTTCTTGCCCGGTTCATCAATGATTCCATCATGATGGGCAATATGAATAATGACGCCGAGTGTATACGCGTATTTACCCTTGAAGACGGACGAACGGTTACAGGCAATACCGCCCTTGGCATGGTGGAGGCGGGCATGTACATTGCCACAGGGTTTATTCTCAACGGCAGCATGTCCGGCAGCGGGGGCAGTCTTGGCCAGGCCCTGGGATCGGCTTTGCTCTTTTTTGTGCTGGGGCAGATTGTGCTTTTAGGGTGTGGGCTGCTGTATGAACTGATCACCCCCTTTGGTGTCCGGGATGAGATCAAGCAGAACAATCCGGCCGCAGGAATCGGCCTGGCCGGTATTCTGATTGCCCTGGGGATCATTTTAAAAGCAAGTCTATCGGGTCCGTTTACCGGGTGGATCAATGATATTGTCGGATTTTTGATATATACGGTGTGCGGCATGATTCTGCTCATCGGCTTTACAGCCCTTGTGGACCGCTTTCTTTTGCCCACCACAAATATTGCAACCGAAGTCAAAGAGGATAAAAATGTTGCGGCACTGGTGCTGGTCCAGGCCACCATCATTGCCGTGGCGCTGATCATTGCCCATGCCATCTGA
- a CDS encoding polyamine aminopropyltransferase: MPSDLSGSERETGRSRLNPASALLCLCMFASGACGIILEYIQASLASMILGNAFEQWAMVIGLMMFWMGFGSLIQAQISKTRLIHAFIGIEIALALAGGYSPTLTYLSYGYTSHYSLVLYFFVSVIGILIGLEIPVIIRINNDFSKELSTNLGNILSADYIGSLAGALVYVFVLLRFFPITEAAFLTAGMNFFLALITFIYFTRKQIIHRNIPLLVIMAATCVAVVFGYMDNRNWQISNEQALYDDPIVYSKTSQYQHIVITHFKPLDEIRLFLNGNLQLCSTDEARYHESLVHPAMALAPARSRVLILGGGDGCALREVLKYPDVDQITLVDLDPAMTKLAATHPLLSRLNNHAFDNARVTTLTGAGISPGDFRQIYQAASNKKRKPDHARHVAEVRVMNLDADKFLEQVTGAWDVIIVDMPDPSTPELTKLYSKEFYLKVRHRLAKNGIASVQSTSPYLAKESYLCIGRTLTAAGFSILPYHENVPSFGDWGWFLCRRQSWHNDLAAQRISHLKFTVPTRFLTPEVFRRELVFGKGMNQSRHAEINTLLFPVLLSYYNHESWLLD, encoded by the coding sequence ATGCCATCTGATCTATCGGGGAGCGAACGGGAAACCGGACGCTCCCGGCTCAATCCGGCTTCGGCCCTGCTGTGCCTGTGCATGTTTGCATCCGGGGCCTGCGGTATCATCCTTGAGTACATTCAGGCAAGCCTGGCCTCCATGATCCTGGGCAATGCCTTTGAACAGTGGGCCATGGTGATCGGCCTGATGATGTTCTGGATGGGCTTCGGCAGTCTGATCCAGGCCCAGATCTCCAAAACACGCCTGATCCACGCCTTTATCGGCATTGAAATCGCCCTTGCCCTTGCCGGGGGGTATTCGCCCACCCTGACCTATCTCTCCTACGGATACACCAGCCACTACAGCCTGGTGCTCTATTTTTTTGTATCCGTGATTGGTATTCTCATCGGTCTTGAAATCCCGGTGATCATACGGATCAACAACGATTTTTCCAAGGAGCTGTCCACCAACCTGGGCAATATCCTGTCCGCGGACTATATCGGATCGTTGGCCGGGGCTTTGGTTTATGTGTTCGTCCTGCTGCGTTTTTTTCCGATCACCGAAGCGGCTTTCTTAACCGCGGGCATGAATTTTTTTCTGGCCCTGATAACATTCATCTATTTTACCCGCAAGCAGATCATCCACCGTAATATCCCCTTGCTTGTGATCATGGCCGCCACCTGTGTGGCCGTGGTGTTCGGGTATATGGACAATCGCAACTGGCAGATTAGCAACGAACAGGCCCTGTACGATGATCCCATTGTCTATTCTAAAACCAGCCAGTATCAGCACATCGTGATCACCCATTTCAAACCCCTGGACGAAATCCGGCTTTTTTTAAACGGAAATCTGCAGTTGTGCAGTACGGACGAGGCCCGGTACCATGAGTCCCTGGTCCATCCGGCCATGGCCCTGGCCCCGGCCCGCAGCCGGGTATTGATTCTGGGGGGCGGTGACGGCTGCGCGTTAAGGGAGGTGCTGAAATATCCGGATGTGGATCAGATTACGCTGGTGGATCTGGACCCGGCCATGACCAAGCTTGCCGCCACACATCCCCTGCTGTCCAGGCTTAATAACCATGCCTTTGACAATGCCCGGGTCACCACCCTGACAGGGGCCGGGATTTCCCCGGGGGATTTCCGTCAAATTTATCAAGCCGCATCGAACAAAAAAAGAAAACCGGACCACGCCCGGCATGTGGCCGAGGTCCGGGTCATGAATCTGGATGCGGACAAGTTTCTGGAGCAGGTGACGGGCGCCTGGGACGTTATCATTGTGGACATGCCCGATCCCTCCACACCGGAGCTGACCAAACTCTACTCAAAGGAGTTTTATCTGAAAGTCCGGCACAGACTGGCAAAAAACGGCATCGCATCCGTCCAGTCCACCTCCCCATACCTTGCAAAGGAAAGTTATCTTTGCATTGGCAGGACATTGACCGCTGCCGGCTTTTCTATCCTGCCATACCATGAAAATGTGCCGTCCTTCGGGGATTGGGGCTGGTTTTTATGCCGTCGTCAAAGTTGGCACAACGACCTTGCCGCACAACGAATCAGCCACCTAAAATTTACCGTACCCACCCGGTTTCTGACCCCAGAGGTGTTCCGGCGCGAGCTTGTATTCGGCAAAGGAATGAACCAGAGCCGTCACGCCGAAATCAACACCCTTCTTTTTCCGGTGCTGTTATCCTATTACAATCATGAATCCTGGCTTCTGGACTAG
- a CDS encoding type II toxin-antitoxin system PemK/MazF family toxin, giving the protein MAAKSEKKVYIPERGDLVWTDFDPVAGHEQMGHRPALVLSPAIFNKKVLLALVAPVTSRVRGHGFEVPLAGEKISGVILCHQIKTIDFVERGLQFAEKAQTSVINEALAKVRAIVTE; this is encoded by the coding sequence ATGGCCGCAAAATCTGAAAAAAAAGTGTATATTCCTGAGCGCGGCGATCTTGTCTGGACAGATTTCGATCCAGTTGCCGGCCATGAGCAAATGGGGCATCGGCCGGCCCTGGTTCTTTCTCCTGCAATTTTCAATAAAAAAGTCCTGCTGGCGCTGGTCGCCCCGGTCACGAGCAGGGTCCGGGGGCATGGGTTTGAAGTACCTTTAGCAGGAGAAAAAATTTCCGGTGTTATTCTTTGTCACCAGATCAAGACAATCGATTTTGTGGAAAGAGGATTACAATTTGCTGAAAAGGCCCAGACCTCGGTAATCAATGAAGCGTTGGCCAAAGTAAGGGCCATCGTAACAGAATAA
- a CDS encoding AbrB/MazE/SpoVT family DNA-binding domain-containing protein produces MTELVIKKWGNSLAARIPKVIADMIQLEKDQTVNIEAKDGRIIITPIKGKKEYTLDELLNQCDPKAVVLDAEDKAWLNDKPVGKEW; encoded by the coding sequence ATGACAGAACTGGTGATTAAAAAATGGGGCAACAGCTTAGCAGCAAGGATACCAAAAGTAATTGCGGATATGATCCAGCTTGAAAAAGATCAGACCGTCAACATTGAGGCAAAAGACGGCAGGATTATTATTACCCCGATCAAGGGAAAAAAAGAGTATACGCTTGATGAGCTTTTAAACCAATGTGATCCTAAGGCTGTTGTTTTGGATGCTGAGGATAAGGCATGGTTAAATGACAAGCCTGTGGGAAAGGAATGGTAA
- a CDS encoding radical SAM protein, translating into MISRNEKSSYVRQTEKAYAGVYETMNRLSSPAAVETAEKARNELISAIFDRSGSPAAWRFAETKPYTHGISPGCALCGQGKWSCLFVNNICNANCFYCPSTQNDPGLPMTSTVTFENALDYANYVNQFGIEGVGFSGGEPLMTFDRVLDYLNAVMENACGPMYTWMYTNGILATEDKFKALRDSGLNEIRFDLSANNYDLSGLEKAVGIIPIVTVEIPAVPEDLGITKPLTAVLSSMGVNYLNLHQIRCTQFNRPKLVRRGYTFIHGPGVAVLETELAALELIRHTLDRDIHLPTNYCSFTYRNQFQKAAARRRNAGLVKKAWEEITATGLIRAMSITGPPERLGPVLDRFRSQADDGWTVPAKQDRISFHPRLWSLIDFTGLELTVRYHATALRPAATLRYPFTKVRLSRDKAVVIERDDRHPGIRLKGDDIPAFARQFLFPWNSESGPAGLAAELERAVSRFENFDPGLARCIEDGLYPFARQLCR; encoded by the coding sequence TTGATATCCCGGAATGAAAAGTCATCCTATGTAAGGCAAACGGAAAAAGCGTATGCCGGTGTTTATGAAACCATGAACCGGCTAAGCTCCCCGGCTGCGGTGGAGACGGCGGAAAAGGCAAGGAACGAATTGATTTCAGCCATATTCGACCGGTCCGGGTCTCCGGCCGCATGGCGATTTGCCGAGACCAAGCCCTACACCCACGGCATATCGCCGGGATGCGCCCTCTGCGGCCAGGGGAAGTGGTCCTGCCTGTTCGTCAATAATATCTGCAATGCCAATTGTTTTTACTGCCCCTCAACCCAGAATGATCCGGGCCTGCCCATGACCAGCACCGTGACCTTTGAAAATGCCCTGGACTATGCGAATTATGTGAATCAATTCGGCATAGAGGGGGTCGGGTTCAGCGGGGGCGAGCCCCTGATGACGTTTGACAGGGTGTTGGATTACCTCAATGCTGTTATGGAGAACGCCTGCGGTCCCATGTATACCTGGATGTATACCAACGGCATCCTGGCAACCGAAGATAAGTTCAAAGCGCTTCGGGACAGCGGTCTCAATGAAATCCGTTTTGATCTCTCCGCAAACAATTACGATCTGTCCGGCCTGGAGAAGGCTGTGGGCATTATTCCGATTGTCACGGTTGAAATTCCGGCCGTGCCCGAAGATCTTGGGATCACAAAGCCCCTGACCGCCGTTTTAAGTTCAATGGGGGTCAACTATCTGAACCTCCACCAGATCCGGTGTACCCAATTTAACCGTCCCAAGCTCGTTCGACGGGGCTATACGTTTATCCACGGACCGGGCGTGGCTGTTCTTGAGACCGAACTTGCGGCGTTGGAACTGATCCGGCACACCCTGGATCGGGATATCCACCTCCCGACTAATTATTGTTCTTTTACCTATCGCAACCAGTTCCAGAAGGCCGCCGCCCGGCGCAGGAATGCGGGGCTGGTGAAAAAAGCGTGGGAAGAGATCACCGCCACAGGATTGATCCGTGCCATGAGCATTACAGGGCCGCCTGAACGGCTCGGCCCGGTCCTGGATCGGTTCCGCTCCCAGGCGGACGACGGCTGGACGGTTCCGGCCAAGCAGGATCGGATCTCTTTTCATCCAAGACTCTGGTCGCTGATTGATTTTACCGGACTTGAACTAACGGTTCGATATCATGCCACCGCCCTCAGGCCCGCAGCCACCCTGCGCTACCCCTTCACCAAGGTCCGGCTGAGCCGGGACAAGGCGGTGGTCATTGAAAGGGATGACCGGCACCCGGGCATACGGCTCAAAGGGGATGATATCCCGGCCTTTGCCCGTCAGTTTCTTTTTCCTTGGAATTCGGAGTCCGGACCGGCCGGGCTTGCTGCCGAGCTGGAACGGGCAGTGTCCCGGTTTGAAAATTTTGATCCGGGCCTTGCCCGCTGTATTGAGGATGGGCTTTATCCATTTGCCCGTCAGCTGTGCAGATAG
- a CDS encoding toxic anion resistance protein → MSSLAQELASVAGQAKAPVLAEVTQASGQGALTPVQAPDQLVPVQPGHLAVEDIKALETAADDFVEKVKNDPSNWQLGNFVFSLGRDVMEKTQAQVSLYDRKMGSVLKNVASEESSPVARNILAIKTELDKVNPTMVAKTETPLPKKMLGLFTRTVNRLPKGDEILRIIAERRETVNSTIDGIRDHLRGEADQVAFDAAELSQICDALKEIQPALQEQIYLGQLIWEKLSAHLETVDDPRVKEALTTLTSDLAMAVVDLQTIDNSNLQTRFGGEMMVRNSHLVQRLVQRTDMILATAVKNALAVRVAAEQQMDTLKHLDMVQQAAAETMTDTAKVIGDAAVKGAKMSQSMTVNIEALEEACNTYEQAFEAYTAISKETISIASQSSNALGTMNERFRARTDALTSRRQEK, encoded by the coding sequence ATGTCCAGTTTGGCTCAGGAACTTGCCAGTGTGGCCGGTCAGGCCAAAGCACCTGTATTAGCCGAAGTTACGCAAGCATCAGGGCAGGGGGCGCTTACCCCGGTCCAGGCCCCGGACCAGCTGGTGCCGGTCCAGCCCGGACACCTTGCTGTTGAAGATATCAAGGCCCTTGAAACGGCGGCTGACGATTTTGTGGAGAAGGTGAAAAATGATCCGTCGAATTGGCAGCTGGGTAATTTTGTATTTTCCCTCGGCCGGGACGTCATGGAAAAGACCCAGGCCCAGGTCTCCCTATACGACCGGAAAATGGGTTCGGTACTGAAAAATGTGGCGTCCGAGGAGAGTTCGCCTGTGGCAAGAAATATTCTGGCCATCAAAACCGAGCTGGATAAGGTCAACCCCACCATGGTGGCAAAGACGGAAACGCCTTTGCCCAAAAAGATGCTGGGACTGTTTACCCGCACCGTCAACCGTCTGCCCAAAGGGGACGAGATCCTGCGCATTATTGCCGAACGCAGGGAAACCGTGAACTCCACCATTGACGGCATCCGGGACCACCTGCGCGGCGAGGCGGACCAGGTGGCCTTTGATGCGGCGGAACTGTCCCAGATCTGCGACGCCTTAAAAGAGATCCAGCCGGCTCTGCAGGAACAGATCTACCTGGGCCAGTTGATTTGGGAAAAGCTATCCGCCCACCTTGAGACGGTGGACGATCCCCGGGTCAAAGAGGCGCTGACCACCCTGACCTCGGATCTGGCCATGGCGGTTGTGGACCTGCAGACCATTGACAACTCCAATCTCCAGACCCGGTTCGGCGGCGAGATGATGGTCAGAAATTCACACCTGGTCCAGCGCCTGGTCCAGCGCACGGACATGATTCTGGCCACGGCTGTGAAAAATGCCCTGGCCGTGCGGGTGGCAGCCGAACAGCAGATGGATACCCTCAAACACCTGGATATGGTACAGCAGGCCGCAGCCGAAACCATGACGGATACGGCCAAGGTCATTGGCGATGCCGCGGTCAAGGGTGCAAAGATGAGCCAGAGCATGACCGTGAATATCGAAGCCCTGGAAGAGGCATGCAACACCTATGAGCAGGCGTTTGAGGCCTATACGGCCATTTCCAAGGAGACCATCAGCATTGCGTCCCAAAGTTCCAATGCCCTGGGGACTATGAATGAACGGTTCAGGGCCAGGACAGATGCATTAACATCAAGACGCCAGGAGAAGTAA
- a CDS encoding PilZ domain-containing protein: protein MTPLNIILTLIIALILIFVCIHLFRLYLRFRQASDNTTAKNIYVLKYNESIDEETSLEAEPVIPQPGESERRRYARTEFHGFVDFINKGTLYKEQARDLSFSGIFIKSRTPEKYKKDDLIVMTFQTDDIGPQRRNGRISRIDDTGIGVNFTA, encoded by the coding sequence ATGACGCCATTGAACATAATACTTACCCTCATCATCGCCCTGATCTTAATATTTGTATGCATCCATCTCTTTAGGCTTTACCTGCGTTTTAGACAGGCCTCAGACAATACCACCGCAAAAAATATTTATGTTCTCAAGTACAATGAGAGTATAGATGAAGAAACCTCACTTGAAGCCGAACCCGTCATCCCCCAGCCGGGCGAGTCGGAACGCCGCAGGTACGCCAGAACTGAATTCCATGGTTTTGTGGATTTTATAAACAAAGGTACCCTGTATAAAGAACAGGCCCGGGATCTAAGTTTCTCCGGCATTTTCATCAAGTCCAGGACACCTGAAAAATATAAAAAAGACGATTTGATCGTCATGACCTTTCAAACCGACGACATCGGTCCCCAGCGGCGGAACGGCCGGATCTCCCGAATCGACGACACCGGTATCGGGGTCAATTTTACCGCCTGA